Proteins encoded together in one Plasmodium cynomolgi strain B DNA, chromosome 9, whole genome shotgun sequence window:
- a CDS encoding hypothetical protein (putative), which yields MEGLKISSNYVYPSDMCELIRDMTKILENETISENDKKKIWDIVNNVYHQWTTVAEMEKEKDKKDYYKIISFLTLLMSTNWFTEEQEELELIVNEIYYNYVGLAQSFPEEDLMLAVQNSLGAETKKCTVNKGDLTVEFEKGDYGEGPFNGKLVLDLSNGLFLHKENEILKYNGKLPVDAYEIELALSSFDWKQHEKKKR from the exons atggAGGGGTTGAAGATATCGTCGAATTATGTATACCCAAGTGATATGTGTGAACTGATTAGAGATATGaccaaaattttggaaaatgaaaCCATAtcagaaaatgataaaaaaaaaatttgggacATCGTAAATAATGTATATCACCAGTGGACCACAGTAGCCGAGatggagaaagaaaaagacaaaaaggattactacaaaataatttcctttttgacaTTACTCATGTCAACCAACTGGTTTACGGAGGAGCAGGAAGAGCTAGAATTAATAGTGAacgaaatatattataattacgTAGGACTGGCCCAGAGTTTCCCGGAGGAGGACCTCATGCTAGCGGTTCAAAATTCCTTGGGCGCGGAAACAAAGAAG TGCACAGTTAACAAGGGCGACCTGACAGTCGAATTCGAAAAGGGAGACTACGGAGAAGGCCCGTTCAACGGGAAGCTCGTGCTAGACCTAAGCAATGGCCTTTTTCTGCacaaggaaaatgaaattttaaagTATAACGGGAAATTGCCCGTCGACGCGTACGAAATCGAGCTCGCCCTGAGCTCCTTTGACTGGAAGCAacacgagaaaaaaaagagatag
- a CDS encoding heat shock protein 90 (putative): MSLSKFARSTLQINKACGVVEAQTKNKAAEATCRGLRKISSGNNVHNKWYAQLIARELSKRGGLVKKHFSTAGESYEFKAETKKLLQIVAHSLYTDKEVFIRELISNSSDALEKRRFTQTASIKSVDDTTANETAEIPLHIKVSADAKKNLFIIEDSGIGMNKEEVIENLGTIAKSGSLNFLNALKERSSKAIEESEKGDISKPGDNIIGQFGVGFYSSFVVSDEVEVFTRSHDENSVGYHWRSDGNGTFTLKEMEDLPRGTKIVCHLKDSCKEFSNIHRVQEIVEKFSSFINFPVYIVNRKKDIKGSSRLVKGDDVENEENSLSQEGQHKDVEKEKAMDGTTAEVELDTTAAADTVKGDIESLTDEVQINNQKPLWCKDHVTEEEHQKFFKFLTKKKSYDDDKGYVYKVLYKTDAPMSIKSVFYIPEEAPSRLFQQSNEIEVSLYCKKVLVKKRAENIIPKWLHFVKGVIDCEDMPLNISRENMQDSTLISKISRVVVTKILKTLEKEATNDEEKYRKFYTNYSYYLKEGVLEDSSNNFYKNTLMNLLRFYSIQQRKNISLKDYVSNFKNSQKKIYYFCVNELDVALSSPYMEPFKKQGVDVLLLFEEIDEFVLMNLQEFNGAKFVSIDSSQNEDFDEELLNSNRGDGAKGGDKDEASNQAQKNWIFNDSQKSELAKYFKDVLGSKCSDVKFSDRLTESPAVVTGFLSPTLRKVMKATMKNSSFQDNSMLHNLPATLELNPSHTIVTSIFHLKSTNQEVAKLLVQQLYDNACIAAGILEDPRSLLTKLNELLLLTARYAYHYEKNAEGVPGVQEDQSPSDPSAGSNVDRAIPPTEASPAQADEEENSAKEAQASKL, encoded by the exons ATGAGTTTGTCAAAGTTCGCCAGATCCACCCTGCAGATAAACAAAGCATGCGGGGTAGTCGAAGCACAGACGAAGAACAAAGCAGCGGAGGCCACATGTAGAGGACTGCGAAAGATTAGCAGCGGTAATAATGTGCACAACAAATGGTACGCCCAACTAATCGCCAGGGAACTGAGCAAGCGTGGAGGATTGGTGAAAAAGCATTTTAGCACCGCAGGAGAAAGTTACGAATTTAAAGCAGAAACGAAGAAGCTCCTACAAATAGTTGCCCACTCACTCTATACGGATAAAGAAGTATTCATTAGGGAGCTTATTAGTAACTCATCCGATGCgttggaaaaaaggagatttaCTCAAACAGCGTCTATCAAAAGTGTAGATGATACGACAGCAAATGAAACAGCTGAGATTCCCCTACACATTAAAGTGTCAGCGGatgcaaagaaaaatttattcataattGAGGACAGCGGAATTGGTATGAACAAAGAGGAGGTGATTGAGAATTTAGGAACGATAGCGAAGAGTGGGTCtctaaactttttaaatgcgTTAAAGGAGAGAAGCAGTAAGGCAATTGaggaaa GTGAAAAGGGTGATATTTCCAAACCTGGAGATAACATTATAGGTCAGTTTGGTGTAGGCTTTTACAGTTCCTTTGTCGTTTCGGATGAAGTAGAAGTGTTTACGAGATCACATGATGAGAATTCTGTTGGTTATCACTGGAGATCTGATGGAAATGGAACTTTCACATTGAAGGAAATGGAAGACCTTCCTAGAGGTACCAAAATTGTTTGTCACCTTAAGGACAGCTGTAAAGAATTTTCCAATATCCATAGGGTTCAAGAAATTGTAgagaaattttcttccttcattaATTTCCCAGTTTATATCGTCAATCGAAAGAAGGATATAAAAGGGAGCAGTCGGTTGGTGAAGGGGGATGACGTGGAGAATGAGGAGAACTCTCTTTCACAGGAGGGACAACACAAGGATgtagaaaaagagaaagccATGGATGGGACAACAGCGGAAGTGGAGCTGGATACCACCGCCGCTGCGGATACGGTTAAAGGGGACATTGAAAGCTTGACAGACGAAGTACAGATAAACAACCAGAAACCGTTGTGGTGTAAAGACCACGTGACGGAGGAAGAACACcagaaatttttcaaatttttaacaaagaaaaaaagctacgATGATGACAAAGGATATGTATACAAGGTGTTGTACAAAACGGACGCGCCAATGTCTATAAAGAGCGTGTTTTACATCCCAGAGGAAGCTCCATCGAGGTTATTCCAACAGAGCAACGAAATTGAAGTCTCCCTTTACTGCAAAAAGGTGTTGGTGAAAAAGAGAgcagaaaatataattccaAAATGGCTACACTTCGTCAAAGGAGTAATCGACTGTGAGGATATGCCACTCAACATCAGCCGAGAAAACATGCAAGACAGCACTTTGATAAGTAAAATATCGAGAGTAGTagtaacaaaaattttgaagactCTAGAGAAAGAAGCCACAAATGATGAGGAAAAGTATCGAAAATTTTACACCAACTATAGTTACTACTTGAAGGAGGGAGTGCTGGAGGACTCctcaaacaatttttataaaaatacattgaTGAACCTCTTGCGCTTTTATTCTATccaacaaaggaaaaatatttcacttAAGGATTACGTatccaattttaaaaattcacagaaaaaaatatactactTTTGCGTGAACGAGTTAGATGTAGCTTTGTCCTCTCCCTACATGGAACCTTTCAAAAAACAGGGAGTGGATGTGCTTCTTCTGTTTGAAGAAATCGATGAATTTGTTCTCATGAATCTGCAGGAGTTTAATGGGGCCAAGTTTGTTTCCATCGATTCTTCCCAGAATGAGGACTTCGATGAGGAGCTGCTGAATTCTAACAGGGGGGACGGTGCTAAGGGTGGAGACAAGGATGAAGCTTCTAACCAGGCACAGAAAAATTGGATCTTTAATGATAGCCAAAAGAGTGAGCTAGCCAAATATTTCAAAGACGTATTGGGTTCTAAATGCTCAGATGTAAAATTCTCTGACCGTTTAACAGAATCTCCTGCAGTGGTCACTGGATTTTTATCCCCCACGCTGAGGAAGGTTATGAAGGCCACCATGAAGAATTCCTCATTCCAGGACAATAGCATGCTGCATAATTTACCTGCCACGTTGGAGTTAAACCCCTCGCATACTATTGTCACGTCGATTTTTCACCTCAAAAGTACCAACCAGGAGGTGGCCAAGCTGTTGGTCCAGCAGCTGTACGATAATGCCTGTATCGCTGCGGGTATTTTGGAAGACCCTCGCTCGCTGCTCACCAAATTGAACGAACTGCTTCTGCTCACTGCTAGGTATGCTTACCATTATGAGAAGAACGCCGAGGGGGTGCCAGGTGTCCAGGAGGACCAGTCCCCGAGTGACCCCAGCGCGGGCAGCAACGTAGACAGGGCCATCCCCCCCACCGAGGCTAGCCCCGCCCAGGCAGACGAAGAGGAGAACTCCGCGAAGGAGGCCCAGGCGTCCAAGTTGTGA
- a CDS encoding clathrin assembly protein AP19 (putative): protein MIHFVLLISRQGKTRLAKWYIPLSQKEKAKIIRETSQITLNRTPKLCNFVEWREYKLVFKRYASLFFIACIDKGDNELITLEIIHHYVEILDKYFGNVCELDLIFNFHKAYYLLDEILVTGELQESSKKNILRVVSAQDSLMEDTKSSKKLGSLI, encoded by the exons ATGATTCACTTCGTGTTGCTCATCAGCCGGCAGGGGAAAACGAGACTAGCGAAATGGTACATCCCATTGTCGCAAAAGGAGAAGGCGAAGATAATTCGGGAGACGTCTCAGATTACGCTGAACAGGACGCCCAAACTCTGCAACTTTGTCGAGTGGCGGGAGTACAAACTTGTTTTTAAAAG ATACGCCAGCCTTTTCTTCATCGCGTGCATAGACAAAGGAGACAACGAACTAATAACGCTGGAAATCATCCATCACTACGTAGAAATTTTGGACAAGTATTTCGGAAATGTATGCGAATTGGATTTGATATTTAATTTTCACAAGGCGTACTACCTGCTGGACGAGATCCTAGTGACTGGGGAATTGCAAGAGAGCAGCAAAAAGAATATCTTGCGAGTGGTTTCTGCGCAGGACTCCCTGATGGAGGATACCAAGAGTAGCAAGAAGTTGGGCTCGCTCATTTGA